The following coding sequences lie in one Alloacidobacterium dinghuense genomic window:
- a CDS encoding DUF4384 domain-containing protein, which translates to MRGSLFFAVFLAAGIALGQESSPPSGMSARDIFWSASDLVSGGVTPNPGTTGAKAAKPSSPKPKKTTTSATTTSVKHIDPQTVVANGYGAQPHLVSLTSDRIGLRYTLLQRDPSGKYVEVLPSTVFHSGDHVKISIMANHAGYLYIIQQGSSGTWSPIFPSQDAAQGSNYVESGQVYEIPNDGAFELNKQAGKEHLFIMLSVNPINDLDGAIFGLKDQKTAPTQPAQPSASETLEASNQITDTLVQQLQSRDLVPVREQVNTAANDDTQQSEKAVYVVNSLSAESHGSRVVAPLVLDHE; encoded by the coding sequence ATGCGTGGTTCACTCTTCTTTGCAGTCTTTCTTGCCGCTGGAATCGCCCTTGGTCAGGAATCAAGCCCGCCGTCGGGCATGAGCGCACGTGACATTTTCTGGTCGGCCAGCGACCTGGTGAGCGGAGGCGTCACTCCCAACCCCGGCACAACTGGCGCAAAGGCCGCAAAACCCTCCAGCCCCAAACCAAAAAAGACCACTACGTCTGCGACAACCACATCCGTGAAACACATCGACCCGCAGACGGTTGTGGCAAACGGCTATGGCGCACAACCGCACCTCGTGAGCCTGACGAGCGACCGCATCGGGCTTCGCTACACACTCCTGCAGCGCGATCCCTCAGGGAAATACGTTGAGGTTCTGCCGTCGACGGTCTTCCACAGCGGCGATCACGTGAAGATCAGCATCATGGCCAATCATGCGGGCTATCTCTACATCATCCAGCAAGGATCGAGCGGCACATGGTCGCCGATCTTCCCCAGTCAAGACGCGGCGCAAGGCTCAAACTACGTTGAATCCGGCCAGGTGTACGAGATTCCCAATGATGGCGCATTTGAGTTGAACAAGCAGGCAGGCAAAGAACATCTGTTCATCATGCTGAGCGTCAACCCCATCAATGATCTCGACGGAGCAATCTTCGGACTTAAGGATCAGAAAACAGCGCCTACTCAACCGGCCCAGCCTTCTGCCTCCGAAACGCTGGAAGCGTCGAACCAAATCACCGACACGCTAGTACAACAACTCCAGAGCCGCGATCTGGTTCCAGTTCGGGAGCAGGTAAACACAGCGGCCAACGATGATACCCAGCAAAGTGAAAAAGCCGTCTATGTCGTGAATTCACTTTCTGCTGAATCGCATGGATCGAGGGTCGTCGCACCTCTTGTGCTGGATCATGAATGA
- a CDS encoding DUF4384 domain-containing protein, whose translation MRRRLFHASLLALIFSLSAVSQNLLYAQQTPRMEIRVERQTKDKNVEVTSPQHVFRSGDLVRFRFKPSFDGYLYVMDQSTSGKYIVLYPGKDAQDTNRVERDIEYLIPPAQGEWFRVDDPPGYETVYFVISPVRLTKTTPAPLPPEPPPPGAPAELLPRCDDSVFRARGECIDVMAGPHAVSKDDPLPAQLPAIPGTSARDITVINKPTTTVVAPSSGENGPLIYEFRLAHK comes from the coding sequence ATGCGAAGACGCTTGTTTCATGCCTCCCTATTGGCTCTGATCTTTTCACTGAGCGCTGTCTCCCAAAATCTTTTGTACGCGCAACAGACTCCTCGGATGGAGATCAGGGTCGAGCGTCAGACGAAAGACAAGAACGTTGAAGTCACCAGTCCGCAGCACGTCTTTCGTTCCGGCGACCTGGTACGCTTCCGCTTTAAGCCGTCCTTCGACGGCTACCTCTACGTTATGGATCAGAGTACGTCGGGCAAGTACATTGTCCTGTACCCCGGAAAAGACGCGCAGGACACAAATCGCGTCGAACGCGACATCGAATATCTGATTCCGCCTGCCCAGGGCGAGTGGTTTCGCGTCGATGATCCTCCGGGATACGAGACCGTCTACTTCGTCATCAGCCCGGTAAGGCTGACGAAGACCACACCAGCACCGTTGCCTCCCGAACCGCCGCCCCCGGGCGCTCCGGCTGAACTGCTTCCGCGTTGCGATGACTCCGTATTTCGCGCGCGCGGCGAGTGTATCGATGTCATGGCCGGCCCACACGCCGTAAGCAAGGATGACCCTCTGCCCGCGCAGCTCCCGGCCATTCCCGGAACCAGCGCGCGCGACATCACCGTCATCAACAAGCCGACGACCACAGTTGTCGCCCCCAGCAGCGGAGAGAATGGTCCGCTGATTTATGAGTTTCGATTGGCACACAAGTAG
- a CDS encoding type II toxin-antitoxin system HipA family toxin gives MIKVWTDGAEAGLLDRSGDRGSTFLYLPETIGERTVSVTMPVRLASWDMRFGLPPIFEMNLPEGVLRERLRLTFAKATGTFDDFDLLAIVGRSQVGRIRYTGQKQNLEEDVPFQSVDEILERRRGGDLFRYLIERFASFSGISGVQPKVLVRDEQAFAADYKDARLSQSYRGATHIVKFWEPNEYPQLAANEYLCLKVAKKCGLDVPPFQLSDDGGTLVIDRFDLRLDGTYRGFEDFCVLNARRTDQKYSGSYETSILKRFQQFANSPHVYTDLEKLFTLIALNCALRNGDAHLKNFGIVYEDVLGEARLAPVYDLVTTAVYLPRDSMALTLNGSTRWPATKDLQRLGETRIGGSPSQIRGILERIAEAIDSISNEVRAYVKEHQDFADIGERMLQEWEKGAAHSLKPV, from the coding sequence ATGATCAAAGTCTGGACCGACGGCGCTGAGGCAGGACTGCTCGACCGCTCTGGCGATCGCGGCAGCACGTTCCTCTATTTGCCCGAAACCATTGGAGAGCGCACGGTCTCCGTAACCATGCCGGTGCGCCTCGCGTCCTGGGACATGCGTTTTGGTCTTCCACCCATTTTCGAGATGAATCTCCCTGAGGGCGTGCTGCGCGAACGGTTGCGGCTCACGTTTGCGAAAGCCACCGGCACGTTTGATGACTTTGATTTGCTGGCCATCGTGGGCCGCTCACAGGTCGGTCGCATCCGCTACACCGGCCAGAAGCAAAATCTCGAAGAAGATGTTCCCTTCCAATCCGTCGATGAAATTCTGGAGCGTCGGCGCGGCGGCGACTTGTTTCGCTACCTAATTGAGCGATTCGCTTCATTCTCCGGCATCAGTGGGGTTCAGCCTAAAGTACTGGTCCGTGATGAGCAAGCTTTCGCGGCCGATTATAAAGATGCGCGGCTCTCGCAGAGCTATCGGGGTGCGACGCATATCGTGAAGTTCTGGGAACCGAACGAATATCCGCAACTGGCGGCGAACGAGTACCTTTGCCTGAAAGTTGCGAAGAAATGCGGGCTCGACGTTCCCCCATTCCAACTCTCCGATGATGGCGGCACGCTGGTAATCGACCGCTTCGACCTTCGCCTCGACGGAACGTACCGTGGCTTTGAAGATTTCTGTGTGCTCAATGCACGGCGCACCGATCAAAAATACAGCGGCAGCTATGAAACCTCAATCCTTAAACGCTTCCAGCAATTCGCGAACTCGCCTCACGTCTACACAGATCTCGAAAAGCTCTTCACGTTAATCGCCCTTAACTGCGCGCTGCGCAACGGCGACGCGCATCTGAAGAATTTCGGAATCGTTTATGAAGATGTACTTGGTGAGGCCCGCTTGGCGCCGGTCTACGACTTGGTTACAACCGCCGTTTACCTGCCCAGAGACAGCATGGCGCTGACACTCAACGGAAGCACCCGGTGGCCGGCCACAAAAGACCTTCAACGCCTCGGTGAAACACGAATCGGCGGCTCGCCGTCGCAGATTAGAGGCATCCTGGAGCGCATCGCGGAAGCAATTGACAGTATCTCGAATGAAGTGCGTGCTTATGTGAAAGAACATCAGGACTTCGCAGACATTGGCGAGCGCATGCTGCAGGAGTGGGAAAAGGGCGCAGCCCACTCGCTCAAGCCGGTTTAA
- a CDS encoding tyrosine-type recombinase/integrase, with amino-acid sequence MVVHIQGGKGRKNRDFMLSPKLLDALRVYWRSRRPRVYLFPSSSGHRGVDQPISDKTIWNICWTAARRAGLGDRHIQPHTP; translated from the coding sequence ATGGTTGTCCATATTCAGGGAGGCAAGGGGCGCAAGAACCGCGATTTCATGTTGAGTCCGAAGCTGCTCGATGCCCTGCGCGTCTACTGGCGCTCCAGGCGCCCTCGCGTCTACCTGTTTCCGAGCAGCAGCGGCCATCGGGGAGTGGACCAGCCGATCTCCGACAAGACGATATGGAACATATGCTGGACCGCGGCTCGCCGCGCCGGACTCGGGGACAGGCACATTCAGCCGCACACCCCTTGA
- a CDS encoding bifunctional serine/threonine-protein kinase/formylglycine-generating enzyme family protein, giving the protein MLTEDQKIAGLETLLGDKYQVMRRIGGGGMAQVFLARHRRHGGVFAIKVLAEYLAQDANIVARFEQEARTAASLSGHPNIVPIFDIGQGDGLHYLIMQYISGEDMASYLRRHGKLTPGDAANIVAQTAEALVWSESKRVVHRDLKPANMLLDTNGRIMILDFGISKAVDLADGLTRPGESLGTPYYMSPEQIRGEGCDVRSDLYSLGVVFFELLTGQRPFDNESVTAIQIAHISTPPPSVLSYDPALPEVCDKLLQKLLQKRREDRYQSPLALLEELHALGASSAAGSLRPQLNPVIEAELSQPVTPSQTPAPTVAREVTRAQTSVETPVQQPVPISAGVPTRVESTSADSPRKKSKLPWIAAALGACVIAVLLALFLIPAGAPSVFQDAHGKMDLVPAGNFIFGDDSPESPRPRQTMALNGFYVDETEVSNQEYKRFVDATGHQAPKSADFTAKPDNPVYGVTYDDAKAYAAWAGKRLPTEEEWEKAARGTDGRPYPWGQQPWTDGVPTDLQPVNSYQDRKSPYGALNMAGNVFEWTATTFPAGQREFDDMHVQLGSIDFSKTWYSIKGGSFSPHGDRFFKSFLRRGFPSDQSSAIIGFRCARDLPKPGALARLQSLLHGR; this is encoded by the coding sequence ATGCTAACTGAGGATCAAAAGATAGCTGGACTCGAGACGCTTCTCGGGGACAAATACCAGGTCATGCGCCGAATCGGCGGAGGGGGCATGGCTCAGGTGTTCCTGGCCAGGCATCGCCGTCACGGTGGCGTCTTTGCGATAAAGGTTTTGGCCGAATATCTAGCCCAGGATGCTAACATTGTCGCCCGTTTCGAGCAGGAGGCGCGTACCGCAGCTTCCCTCTCCGGCCACCCGAACATCGTTCCAATCTTTGATATAGGCCAGGGCGATGGCCTTCACTATCTCATCATGCAGTACATCTCCGGCGAGGATATGGCAAGCTATCTGCGCCGTCATGGCAAGCTCACCCCTGGAGACGCAGCAAACATAGTTGCGCAAACCGCTGAGGCGCTGGTTTGGTCTGAATCCAAGCGTGTCGTTCACCGCGATCTAAAGCCGGCCAACATGCTCCTCGATACCAATGGCCGGATCATGATCCTCGACTTCGGCATCTCGAAGGCCGTCGACTTAGCCGATGGCCTGACGCGTCCGGGTGAAAGCCTCGGTACTCCCTATTACATGAGCCCGGAGCAGATTCGAGGCGAAGGGTGTGATGTTCGCAGCGACCTCTATTCTCTCGGCGTTGTCTTTTTCGAGCTTCTCACCGGCCAACGGCCGTTCGACAACGAATCTGTTACAGCAATTCAGATCGCACACATTTCAACGCCCCCGCCTTCTGTCCTGAGCTATGATCCGGCGCTTCCGGAGGTGTGCGACAAGCTGCTTCAGAAACTGCTGCAAAAGCGCCGCGAAGACCGTTATCAAAGCCCCCTAGCCTTGCTCGAGGAACTGCATGCACTGGGCGCATCTTCCGCAGCAGGCTCTCTAAGGCCTCAATTGAATCCCGTCATCGAAGCTGAGTTGTCACAGCCGGTCACGCCCTCGCAGACACCCGCTCCTACGGTCGCCCGCGAGGTCACCAGAGCTCAAACTTCCGTTGAAACGCCAGTACAACAACCTGTCCCTATTTCCGCAGGGGTTCCGACGCGTGTTGAATCTACGTCAGCCGACAGCCCACGCAAGAAAAGCAAACTACCATGGATTGCAGCTGCTTTAGGCGCTTGCGTAATCGCTGTCCTGTTGGCATTGTTCCTGATCCCGGCGGGAGCGCCATCAGTGTTCCAGGATGCTCACGGCAAAATGGATCTGGTGCCAGCGGGCAATTTCATTTTTGGAGACGACTCGCCCGAATCACCGCGACCGAGACAAACTATGGCGCTGAATGGCTTCTATGTCGACGAAACAGAAGTCTCAAACCAGGAATACAAGCGCTTCGTAGACGCCACCGGGCATCAGGCTCCCAAATCGGCGGATTTCACCGCGAAGCCTGATAATCCCGTCTACGGCGTGACCTATGACGATGCGAAAGCATATGCCGCGTGGGCCGGTAAGCGATTGCCGACTGAAGAGGAGTGGGAAAAAGCTGCAAGAGGAACCGATGGCCGTCCCTATCCCTGGGGACAGCAACCCTGGACCGATGGCGTGCCCACAGATCTGCAGCCGGTGAATTCCTATCAGGATCGCAAGAGTCCCTACGGAGCGCTCAACATGGCCGGAAATGTCTTTGAATGGACGGCAACCACATTTCCAGCCGGACAGCGTGAATTTGATGATATGCATGTCCAGCTTGGGAGCATAGACTTCTCCAAGACGTGGTACTCGATTAAAGGCGGGAGCTTTTCCCCGCACGGCGATCGATTCTTCAAGAGCTTTTTACGGAGAGGTTTTCCCTCCGATCAGAGTTCGGCGATTATAGGATTTCGTTGTGCGCGAGATCTTCCAAAACCGGGCGCCTTGGCCCGTTTACAGTCTTTACTACACGGACGGTAA
- a CDS encoding deoxyribonuclease II family protein → MTCSERPPVGATFDEIYNGAYHYVIWNDQFYDDPKINGCTKECGAPWGHSKGMVAWNEAGEGFVMQVSTPSWPASGSARSPRTTDGNTLGCVKDDDVEVSQHFFALRLSKDDLVKVLTALGNASVVTDPKNPQIVSNGGPPDVQQLVENLGVLSKSESYSSVQLSTGVELISKPSHLNVPPWQMVSAILGGVPLRTATWWASPEIYSTTATSDIGCWSNSLGKPGPVEIATTGTWQGKTFGLTGGLGTNFNHAKLGVSTSDTYHYAIFGDMNQQGAISGSDCGSSQNGRGGTFYAIDNAQLSQSLTSLISGSTAPTEAPSK, encoded by the coding sequence ATGACATGTTCTGAGCGGCCTCCGGTTGGGGCTACATTCGATGAAATCTACAATGGCGCCTATCATTACGTAATCTGGAACGATCAGTTCTATGATGATCCCAAGATCAACGGATGCACAAAGGAGTGCGGCGCACCCTGGGGACATTCAAAAGGGATGGTTGCCTGGAATGAAGCGGGCGAGGGATTTGTAATGCAGGTTTCCACGCCTTCGTGGCCAGCATCGGGCAGTGCCAGATCGCCGAGGACGACTGATGGCAACACGCTGGGCTGTGTGAAGGATGATGATGTCGAAGTCAGCCAACACTTTTTCGCCTTGCGGCTGTCCAAGGATGATCTGGTCAAGGTCCTGACGGCGCTTGGCAATGCGAGCGTGGTGACTGATCCGAAGAATCCTCAGATTGTGAGTAACGGTGGGCCACCCGATGTTCAGCAGTTGGTCGAAAATCTGGGCGTGCTCTCGAAGAGCGAGAGCTACTCATCCGTTCAGTTGTCAACGGGCGTCGAGTTGATCTCGAAGCCGTCACACTTGAATGTTCCGCCATGGCAAATGGTGTCCGCGATCCTCGGTGGCGTTCCGTTGCGAACTGCCACATGGTGGGCCTCCCCGGAGATCTATTCGACTACGGCAACCTCCGACATCGGCTGCTGGAGCAATTCGCTGGGCAAGCCGGGACCGGTCGAGATTGCGACGACGGGAACATGGCAGGGAAAGACATTCGGTCTGACCGGCGGCCTGGGCACGAATTTCAATCATGCGAAGCTCGGTGTGTCCACGTCCGATACGTATCACTACGCGATCTTCGGCGACATGAACCAGCAGGGCGCGATATCGGGAAGTGACTGCGGAAGTAGCCAGAACGGGCGAGGCGGCACGTTTTATGCGATCGACAATGCACAATTGTCTCAGAGTCTTACCAGTCTGATTTCAGGATCGACTGCGCCAACCGAGGCTCCGTCTAAGTAG
- a CDS encoding helix-turn-helix domain-containing protein, which produces MLTLSSIGEQIAARRKTLGLSQAALAKQAKVGHSTLDALENGRLGELGLSKIVRLLSALGVELHIQESAGRRPTLEELMEEDRDDQSLDRRR; this is translated from the coding sequence TTGTTAACGCTGTCCTCTATAGGCGAGCAGATCGCCGCACGACGCAAAACGCTGGGCCTCAGCCAGGCTGCGCTGGCGAAACAGGCCAAGGTCGGGCATTCCACGCTCGACGCGCTGGAGAATGGTCGTCTCGGGGAACTGGGCCTCTCCAAGATTGTCCGACTCCTGTCGGCCCTCGGAGTGGAACTCCATATCCAGGAATCGGCTGGGCGTCGGCCAACGCTGGAAGAACTGATGGAAGAGGATCGCGATGATCAAAGTCTGGACCGACGGCGCTGA
- a CDS encoding TMEM175 family protein has protein sequence MSLQLTAGRMAAFSDGVIAVIITVMVLELKVPAHDLQDLDAIRKTLPMLVIYALSFVEVGIYWVNHHYMVDDVEQVSHGLLWANLGFLFTLSLTPFGTAWVGERGLTPFALSLYTICCALPAVSWIVLSLVVRHRTYIPLAGSPMKQAASSAVYVGVIPISYHSLTTAMAMLAAVAIL, from the coding sequence ATGTCGCTTCAACTCACAGCTGGGCGCATGGCCGCATTCTCTGACGGCGTGATTGCCGTCATCATCACCGTCATGGTACTCGAGCTTAAGGTTCCAGCCCACGATCTGCAGGACCTGGATGCTATTCGCAAGACACTCCCGATGCTCGTGATCTATGCTCTTAGCTTTGTGGAAGTGGGCATCTATTGGGTCAATCATCACTACATGGTTGATGATGTGGAACAAGTCAGTCACGGCCTGCTCTGGGCCAACCTGGGTTTTCTATTCACACTGTCGCTGACCCCATTCGGAACCGCGTGGGTCGGCGAACGCGGTCTTACTCCGTTCGCTTTGTCGCTCTATACGATCTGTTGCGCACTCCCGGCGGTTTCCTGGATTGTGCTCTCGCTCGTGGTTCGACACCGAACTTATATCCCTCTTGCCGGCAGTCCGATGAAGCAGGCAGCTTCCTCGGCCGTTTATGTAGGAGTCATTCCGATTTCTTACCACTCGCTTACAACTGCGATGGCGATGCTTGCTGCTGTTGCGATTTTATGA
- a CDS encoding tetratricopeptide repeat protein translates to MRGILSLVLALGMSAVGAAQNPTPPPDQQNRDLTHVKESAPEPPTPAAPVIPHSYALVVGIAHYTHLPAKAQLQFADRDAEDVYTTLISAEGGNFPAENVHKLTNEQATLQNLRKELEQWLPSVTGPQDRVLIYFAGHGFIAGGKAYLAPTDVDIAHLSTTAMPMEDLGKDIGTEIHGKWKVLITDACHSGAITPEDDTAQVNHSLLDLNTSMFSLTASRDREQSFESPQWGGGHGIFTYYVIRGLQGEADASGDGIVTADELAEYVHSNVRLATKTLQNPTSDRGSFDPNMVLAYNPGRSAKCTGPNCPGTPRYGTMVIQTNMDGTEVWLDDKSLGIIDKAKPQRFPGIAPGPHTIKGVHLGYEPDGPREEQIYPGQDTTVSIRILIARHKDHAAEVPFNKGMELYTRGFADNYKAAAVEFEKALQIDPEYSQAALYLGRTWQALYDPEKAEVYLKRAIDIDPDYSEARLSYAAALLDTGGFDEAIRQTNAVVQLDPKNGMAWYLQSQAFYRKGTFDQGIDSGRNAVKFTPANAEAHLWLAESLRQANQCSEANVEYTQYLSLSNFNSALGGQLNYYLLGSLFGVGKKKRAAQQDIWRELRAQADVGICDCQWMQKQFQQAAESCQKALTYVHDDPYANYRLGIVYAEEYNGNGNTELLKEARLHFSTVIALIPDTDEAQRSRKYIANIDAVLPH, encoded by the coding sequence ATGCGCGGCATTCTTTCTTTGGTACTTGCTCTTGGCATGAGCGCCGTTGGCGCGGCGCAAAATCCCACACCGCCACCCGACCAGCAAAATCGCGACCTCACACATGTAAAGGAATCCGCCCCCGAACCTCCCACTCCGGCCGCTCCAGTCATTCCGCATAGCTACGCTCTGGTTGTTGGAATCGCGCATTACACACACCTTCCTGCGAAAGCACAACTTCAGTTCGCCGACCGCGACGCCGAAGACGTTTACACCACGCTCATCAGCGCCGAGGGCGGCAACTTCCCTGCCGAGAACGTGCACAAGCTGACCAATGAACAGGCCACGCTACAGAACCTGCGCAAGGAACTCGAACAATGGCTGCCATCGGTCACCGGACCGCAAGACCGCGTCCTCATCTATTTTGCTGGTCACGGATTCATCGCAGGCGGCAAAGCCTATCTCGCACCGACTGACGTTGACATCGCGCACCTCTCGACTACAGCGATGCCGATGGAGGACTTGGGCAAAGATATCGGCACAGAGATTCACGGCAAGTGGAAAGTTCTCATCACCGATGCGTGTCATAGCGGAGCAATTACACCAGAAGATGACACCGCGCAAGTGAACCACAGTCTTCTCGACCTCAATACTTCCATGTTTTCGCTCACTGCCAGCCGCGATCGCGAGCAAAGCTTCGAGAGCCCACAGTGGGGCGGCGGCCACGGAATCTTCACCTATTACGTCATTCGCGGATTGCAGGGAGAAGCCGACGCTTCGGGCGATGGCATCGTGACCGCGGACGAACTTGCTGAATACGTCCACAGCAACGTGCGTCTCGCAACGAAGACACTGCAAAATCCAACCTCAGATCGTGGAAGCTTCGACCCAAATATGGTGCTGGCCTACAACCCGGGGCGCTCCGCAAAATGCACCGGACCGAATTGCCCGGGAACTCCGCGCTACGGCACCATGGTGATCCAGACCAACATGGACGGTACTGAAGTCTGGCTTGACGACAAGAGTCTGGGGATCATCGACAAGGCCAAGCCGCAGCGTTTCCCCGGCATTGCTCCCGGACCGCATACGATCAAAGGCGTCCATCTCGGCTATGAGCCAGATGGTCCGCGCGAGGAGCAGATTTATCCGGGGCAGGACACAACCGTCAGTATCCGCATCCTGATCGCTAGGCACAAGGATCACGCAGCCGAAGTGCCCTTCAACAAAGGCATGGAACTCTACACGCGCGGATTCGCGGACAATTACAAGGCAGCGGCGGTCGAATTCGAAAAAGCATTGCAGATCGACCCCGAATACAGTCAAGCAGCGCTCTATCTCGGACGCACTTGGCAGGCGCTTTACGATCCGGAAAAAGCAGAGGTTTATCTGAAGCGCGCCATCGATATCGATCCGGACTACTCTGAAGCGCGCCTCAGCTATGCTGCCGCACTGCTCGACACCGGAGGGTTTGACGAAGCTATACGCCAGACCAATGCCGTCGTTCAACTCGATCCCAAAAACGGCATGGCATGGTATCTGCAATCGCAGGCGTTCTATCGCAAAGGCACTTTCGATCAGGGAATCGACTCAGGAAGGAACGCCGTCAAATTCACCCCGGCGAACGCTGAAGCGCATCTCTGGCTCGCGGAATCGCTGCGTCAGGCCAATCAATGCTCAGAGGCGAATGTCGAATACACGCAGTATCTCTCGCTCAGCAACTTCAACAGCGCCCTCGGAGGTCAGCTCAATTACTACCTCCTGGGAAGCCTCTTCGGAGTCGGAAAGAAAAAGCGAGCGGCCCAGCAAGACATCTGGCGTGAGTTGCGGGCGCAGGCCGACGTAGGCATCTGCGATTGCCAATGGATGCAGAAGCAATTTCAGCAAGCGGCGGAATCATGCCAGAAAGCACTGACCTATGTGCACGACGACCCTTATGCCAACTACCGGCTGGGCATAGTGTATGCGGAAGAATACAACGGAAACGGCAACACGGAATTGCTTAAGGAAGCCCGTCTTCACTTCAGCACGGTGATCGCCCTGATCCCCGATACAGACGAAGCGCAGCGCTCACGCAAGTACATCGCGAATATCGACGCAGTACTGCCCCACTGA
- a CDS encoding nitroreductase, producing MDVYKAVRSRRAVRAFTDEPVSREVMERVLSAAAWAPSGSNIQPWHVYVLTGGPLVELKRRAGERVAAGDPGDEREYEMYPPALKSPYHERRAAFGKQRYGALGISREDQEARRRIAAANWNFFGAPAGLFCYIDRDLGLPQWADVGEYLQTVMLLLRAEGLHSCLQIGWSVYRRTVAEVLSPPDELILYSGMSIGFEDVSVREDHTGRAPLDETVMFVDSLVARLPEGENPKWQSDHT from the coding sequence ATGGACGTATATAAGGCAGTCAGAAGCCGACGGGCGGTGCGCGCATTCACCGACGAGCCTGTGTCGAGGGAGGTGATGGAGCGCGTGCTGTCCGCCGCGGCTTGGGCGCCTTCCGGATCGAATATCCAGCCGTGGCATGTCTACGTGCTGACCGGCGGCCCGCTTGTCGAGCTCAAGAGGCGCGCCGGCGAGCGCGTGGCCGCAGGCGACCCCGGGGACGAGCGGGAGTACGAGATGTACCCGCCTGCACTGAAGTCCCCGTACCACGAGCGCCGAGCCGCCTTTGGCAAGCAGCGCTACGGCGCACTCGGTATTTCGCGCGAGGACCAGGAGGCGCGCCGGAGGATCGCGGCCGCGAATTGGAACTTTTTCGGCGCGCCTGCCGGGCTGTTCTGCTACATCGACCGTGACCTGGGCCTGCCCCAATGGGCCGACGTCGGCGAGTATCTGCAGACCGTCATGCTGCTGCTCCGCGCCGAGGGGCTGCACAGTTGCCTGCAGATTGGGTGGTCGGTGTATCGCAGGACCGTCGCGGAGGTCCTGTCCCCCCCGGATGAGCTCATCCTCTATAGCGGCATGTCGATCGGGTTCGAGGACGTCTCGGTGCGTGAAGACCATACGGGCCGGGCGCCCCTCGACGAGACGGTCATGTTCGTCGACAGTTTAGTTGCTCGCCTCCCGGAAGGTGAGAACCCAAAGTGGCAATCCGATCATACCTAA